GCGGTAATCCTGGATGCGAACGATCGGTGTACCGTTTTGCGGACGAATCTCTAGCCGATCAAAACGTGACCACTCGGTCCATTGGTAATCAAGCAGCAAGGTTACGCCAGGCCAAACTTCCCAACCCAAACCCGCAGCCAGCTGGGCAGGGAGTGTAAGTTCGGTTTTGGCCTCGCGATCGGCTAGGGGTCCGTTAGGCGCAAAAATGCCCAAGCTTGCCAGAATGACGTCGAGGGGTGTACCAGCAGGAATTTGCTGCCCCCCCAGGCTTACGGCAGCCGGAATAACCAGGCCCGTCGACAGTGGACTAAAGCGAATGTGTCCTGTGTAGCTTAGCTTAACCGGCGTTAGGTAGCGCAACCCAAAATGCAGCTGATCTGTCACGCGCAGACGCATGCCCAAATGCGCTCCTAAGCCATAAGCCTCTTGGCTTTCCAGCTTGGCATTGGCAAAGGCTGTTCCCGCAGGAATGCCCAATGCCCCAAAAGGAACATTAGGAAGCGCTTGCTGCTGCGCCAAGTCCAATTGGTGCCAAAGACTTACTGTACTGATGGTCAGAAGGGGACCAACGCCAAGCTGCAAACGATTGCCCCAGGCATAGGCCAGGGTAGGTTGAACGTAGACGGCTTGCAGCCGGGTGCGATAGCCCACAAAACTCCCTTCGAATTGACGAGGCCAGCGGGTCTCTAGACCGTAAGGCCCATAAATGCCCAGGCCTACAGCCCATGAGGTGTTTACCCGTGCTCCAGCAAAGAGATGCGGAAGCAGCATCGGACGGGTTTCCATATGGGTTTCCCGCTGGGTGTAGTCGTCGGTAAACCCCCCTCGGATAAAATGCAACGTGGCCCCAGAAGTCACCACCAACTGAGAAATTTCAGCTATTCCTGCTGGATTGGTCGCCAAAGCTGAGCCGTCGCTGCAAGGCAACGCGACCCCTGTTCCCCCACGACCTAAGGTGCAGGTGCCTGCAGGGTTGAGATTGAAACCTTGGCCCCAGGCTGGCACGCTAAGCAGGACTCCAAGCCATACGGTTAGGAAGCGCTTCCTGGCGCTAAACGATGCATACCCTAGGCGCATAGTGCATGACGGGAGAAAGTGAACGATTGTTTATTGTCTGCCTAACAATAATAATTTCCCGCAAAGAATTCAAAGCCTATGAGCCGAACAGTGTAATTGCTGAGGCTTTTGGTTGGGAGCCAAAGGTTGGCTGTGCTCGTTGGAAGCGTCTTTGAGCAAAAGTGGGTGTTGGCTTGCAGGCTATGCGTATTGGGTTGGTATACGATCTTTTTGAGGACTATCCTTGGGAGGCAGGCGATCCGGCGGATGCCGATGCCGAAAATGAACCACCGGAGACGATAGATGTGCTGGTGGCGGCCATTCGAAGGTTGGGTCATACGCCCGTGCGCATCGGGACTGCTTATGACCTGTTGGTCGAATTGCCCGACTTGCGTATCGATTGTGGTTTGAGCATTGCCGAAGGCACGCGCGGTCGTATGCGTGAGGCTTATGCAGCCACACTTTTTGAACTGGCCGGCATCCCTTACCTTGGGTCTGACCCCCTCACGCTCTCACTGAGTCTCGACAAAGCGTGGACCAAAGATCTGGTGGCTGCAGCCGGTGTTCCCACACCACCGTATCGGGTCTACACCGGTCCTGAAGCCATCAACCCCGAGGATCTGCCAGGTCCGTTCCCGCTTTTTGTGAAGCCGCGATATGAAGGCTCTTCGAAAGGCATTGTGGCCTCCAGCAAGGTCTACACGCTCGAGGCTCTTCAGGCACAGGTTGCGCGGGTGACCGCTGCCTATCGCCAGGAAGTAATTGTCGAGCCTTTCATCGAAGGCGGCGAATTTACAGTAGCGGTGATCGGCAATGCACCCCCTGAGCCGCTTCCTGTTTTACAACGGGCTGTCGATGCAGCAACTGGGATTGGCCTGCATGCGCTAGAGCACCGGGGGATCAGGCCGGTTGCGCCTCTTCAACCGGCGCCTTATGTGCCGCTGACGGATGAACTAGAGACCCAGCTGCAGGCGCTTGCGGTGCGCGTTTACGAAAAGCTGCAATGTCGTGATTTTGCCCGACTGGATTTTCGCGTGGATCGGGAGGGGCAGCCCTGGTTCTTGGAAATCAATCCGCTTCCCACGTTTGCCCCTGATGGAACGTTTGCCATTATAGCGGAATTGATGCATCGTCCGTACGTAGACTTTCTGGCCGAAGTGCTGCAGCGTGGATTGCGGCGCTTAAAGCTTGCCTGAGGGGAGGACAATGCGCCACGACCAACAACGGCCTCTGGATCATTCCCATCCACAATGGCGGGACTGGCGCTGGCAAATGCGCCACCGTATCCATTCGGTAGACACACTGGCCCAGTGGATCCAGCTCACCGATGCCGAACGTCAGGCGATCGAGGCAACGCAAGGTATCTTTCGGTGGAACATTACGCCCTACTACGCCAGCCTTATGGATCCAGAGGACCCCAACTGTCCCATTCGGCGACAAGTCGTGCCGCGCCTGGAGGAACTGGCGCCAGACCTCATCGATAGCCTGGATCCCCTGGAAGAAGTGGCACATTCGCCCGTTAAAAACCTAATCCACAACTATCGGGATCGGGTGGCTTTTTGCGTAACCAGCGAGTGCGCAATCTACTGCCGCTACTGCTTACGCAAGCGCATGGTTGGCGATGCGGCCTTTATGATGCGCAAAGCGGAACTGGAAGCTGCGATCAGTTACATTGCTGCCCATCCCGAAATCCGGGACGTGCTGCTAACGGGCGGCGATCCGCTAACGCTAAGCGAAGCGCACCTGGCCTGGATTCTTGAGCGGCTGCGGGCCATTCCGCATGTCGAGATTATCCGTATCGGTACGCGTATGCCGGTTAAGTTGCCCTATCGCATTACGCCCGAACTTTGCGCTTTGCTAGAGCGCTTCCATCCCCTATGGATTAACACGCATTTTAATCACCCAAAGGAACTGACCCCTGATGCAGCAGAAGCCGTGGATCGGTTGCTTCGGGCCGGGATCCCCGTAGGTAATCAAACGGTGCTGCTACGCGGCATTAACGACGACATCGATACGATGAAAGCACTCTGCGAAGGGCTTGTCCGAATACGGGTGCGGCCCTACTATCTGTATCAGGCGCAACTGATTGGGGGAACAGCGCACTTCCGCACGCCCATTGAAACAGGCATGGCCCTGATGCGCGCATTGCAAGGGAATACAACCGGATTTGCGATTCCCAAATATGTGCTCGATACCCCTTATGGCAAGGTGCCTTTGGACGGAACCTATGTCAAGGGACGTTCAGGGGACTACGTCATCGTCGAAACACCACGGGGCGTGTTGTGGGCTGAACCTAATCCCATCCCCCCTGGAGAAACCCTATCTTTTCGGTTGCCTGAAATCCCATGGCCTGAAGGTGTAGCTACGTTACCGCTGGCAACAAGTTGACTTTGCCCGATGGCCGGAATAGATTGCTACATTTGTAGTGCTCGGTATCACGTTGTATGTCTTCAGCGGGTGGACGTGTTTCCATGATGCAAACGATGCTCTGGCTGCTTTCTATGGTGAAAATACTCTTAGGCTTTGTGTTAGAAAAGCCTTGGCTGTATGCAGCTGGAGCTGTTTTGCTGCTTATTTTGCTGGCGCTTGCGCTAAGCAGCTGGTTGCGACGACATCGAAAAAAAGCGCCTGTGTTTGTGCCCCCTCCTCCTCCGCCGCCAACTTCGCCTGAAGAGGAGCTGAGAAGCTTGGGTATTTTGGAGATTCGTCCTCGGCCCCGCACTGCCGTAAATGCCCCTCGCGAGACGGAGTCCCCACCATCGCCACCTTCCCCAAAACCAGCGTCTGCTCCGCTTGAAGCGCCACCGGTACCGTTGACGGGCGTTGTTGAGCGTGATCCCGTGCTTACCCCATTGCTAGAGTCCTTGCGCGCTGCACTGGAAGCACAAACAGTGGCTTTGCTGGTTCAGGAGGACGTAGCCTTAGAATACCGAATTTTAGCCATAAGCTCAACCGTTTCTTCAGTAAGGCAGGCGGGGACTTTCCGTAGCTCGGTGCCCTTGTTGGTACCAACCATGGTTGAGCGCTCGGTTACGGTGCGCGAGATGACCCCTGAGCTTTACAAAGCGTTGGGCTATTATGGTGAAACACCTCCCAAAGTGGCCGAGCTGGCTTTGGCGCCGGTCCCCTATAGCCGCGAAGGGGCTTTGTATTTCCTGGTAGCTGATGCAGATGCGTCCGGACGTTTTGATCAACTCTTGGCGCATACCTTGCTTGTGGAATTTGGGCAGCTTTTGGTTGCCTTGTTGGAAGGCCGGCGAGCGGGGGTGTCAGAGGCACTTGCTGCACAGCGGCCGCGCCGTGAAATCATTGCTGAAGAGATGGAATGGGCACGGCGCGAGGGCAAACCACTAGCTCTAGCCCTGGTTCACCTAAACCGAGCCGACGCCGTAGCCGCTGAAGGTCCCGCCGTATTGGCTGCCGCTGAAAAGGCACTCAAAGCAGCATTGTACGAGAGTGCCCCAGATCAACGGATTGAGCGTTTTGGAGAGCTGATCTATGGGGTGTTTTACCGAGCACCTGTACCTGAAGTTGAAGCTTGGGCTGCACGGTTGCAATCCAAACTAGCTCAGTCCGGCGGATGGCTCGAAGGCGGCGTGAGCATTGGGGTAGCGGTTTTGCAAGACCGTCACCAGACGCCTGATCAGTTTCGGGCAGATGCCACCGAGGCGCTTCGTGAAGCTTATGAGAGCGGGAGCTGTACGATTTTGGAATAAACAGCAGATCGCGATCGTGCTAATCTATGTCTCGTCTAAAGCAGCTCGTTCGACTTTGGGGACGTGCCCAAGAAGGCGATCGATGGCTAGCCGACCCCAGACCTAAAGAGAGTTTTTGGCGTCGCCTTTCTCCACCTCAACTGTTTGTGGGGTCGTTTCTGCTGCTCATTTTGCTTGGGACGATAGGGCTTAAGACGTTACCCGGGCTTTACACCGGTACGCCACTATCTTGGCTGGATGCCTTGTTTACAGCTACCAGTGCGGTTTGTGTAACAGGCCTTACTGTTGTCGATACCGCCACCTACTTTACCCCGTGGGGACAAGCCTTTATTCTCCTCCTGATTCAACTAGGCGGGCTGGGCATTATTACGTTCACTACGGTGCTCATCGTGGCGCTGGGACGGCGGCTTTCCCTACGGCAGCAAGCATTGGCCGTTAGTGTAGCCGAAGCAGCTCCGCATGTCGATTACCGCCAGCTGGCCCGCGATGTGGTACGCTTTACGTTTTTGATCGAAGCCATTGGGGCATTGTTACTGTACCTAGGTTTTGGGCTCAAGCTGGGTTGGGAGGCCGCCCTATGGCCTGCCGTGTTTCATGCCATCAGTGCATTTTGCAATGCCGGCTTTTCAGTGTTCTCCGATTCCCTCACGGGGTTTCGTACCGATCCGCTCGTCCTTGTGCCGGTGATGCTACTCATTGTAGCTGGAGGCCTTGGCTTTCTAACCCTGGAGGAATTGTATCTGTGGCGCAAATCTATCCGAGTGCGTCGGCGCTTTCGGCTTTCTTTGCACTCTCGCTTGGTTTTGGTCACAACTGCTGCACTGCTCGCTATTGGGAGCGTTTTTTTTGTGGTCTTTGAATGGCATGTAACCTTGAGAGCCCTCCCTTTGGAGGCTAAGTTGCTTAACAGCCTTTTTATGAGTGTTACGGCGCGCACCGCTGGCTTCAATACCATAGACTACGGTCAAGCAACTGAACAGACCAACGTTTTAACCATTTTACTGATGTTTGTGGGCGGCTCTCCAGGCTCTACGGCAGGTGGTGTAAAGACGACCACGCTAGCCTTGCTGGTTTTGCTGGCCTTGTCGCGTTTGCGGGGACAAGAGATCCCAAGCTGTTGGAGCCGTTCGGTGCCGCATGAAGTGGTGCAGCGGGCTGTAGGGCTGTTTGTAGTGGCTGTGGCTGTGCTGATGCTGGCGAGCTTTGCCCTTACTGCCAGCGAGATCGAGCATGGCGTATCGGCGCCCGGCGGATTCCTAAAATATCTTTTTGAGGCCTACAGTGCTTTTGGAACCGTAGGCCTTTCGATGGGCGTCACGCCGTCGCTGACGCCTACAGGACGTTGGATTATTATCCTGTTGATGTTCATTGGTCGTGTAGGTCCACTAACGTTTGCCGCTGCGCTGGTCGTTCGGCGCCGGCGCACGCCTCAGTTTCGTTATGCTTACGAAGACGTGGTGGTTGGATAAATGCCATGAAACGCTTTGTTGTTATTGGGCTCGGTAACTTTGGGGCAAGCGTAGCCGAAGCCCTCTATGCCGAAGGCCATGAAGTGCTGGCTATCGACCTGAACGAACGCGCCGTAGACCGCATTGCCCCCCATGTAACCCGTGCGGTTGTCTGTGATGCACGAGATCTGGAAACGCTCGAGCGTTTGGGCGTGCGTGAAGTAGACGTGGGGATTATCTCTACAGGCGATGATATTACCGCTAGTGTGCTTTCGACGCTAGTGTTGCGGGACTTGGGCGTTGGTGAGATCTACGTCAAAGTGATCTCGCGCGATCACGCCCGTGTCATGAACCGGCTCGGCGTTACAGAAACGATCTTCCCCGAACGGGAATCGGCCCTAAACTTGGCTAGCCGGCTTTCAGGTCGTGCATTGCTGAATTATTTTCGCATTGGTACAGGCTTTGGCATTCAAGAAATGGCTGTCCCTGACGAATGGGAGGGCAAATCACTCCGCGAGCTTCAATTGCGCCAGCACTATGGCCTTTCGGTGGTCGCACTGCGCGATGTGCTCAGCGACCACATCCAGATTCCCCCGGACCCCGATGTGCCGCTACGCGATACCGATACCTTGTTTGTCGCAGGGAAAGAAGAAGATCTGGAACGTGTAGCCCGATTGAAGTAGTAGTGTTGCTGCTGGGCTTGTTGGCCAATCCAGCTGCAGCGCAGTGTTTTAATCTCCTTGGTGGAGGGTTAGGCGGAAGCCACTGGAAAGTAGCCGAAACACCCCATCTACGCGTGGTCTATCCTTCCCATCTGGAAACATTAGCCGACCAGGTTGCTGCAATAGCCGAAGCTAGCCACGCCGCCTTGGGTTCTTGGTTTGGACGGTCGCTTGTGGGCAAACCCCGACTCTACCTCTCCGACGCTGATGACATTACTAACGGACTGGCTGTGCCATTGGGTAAAGGCTACAGCTGCATCTGGGTGTACGGAAACGATCCCTTATTGTGGACAGGCAAGACGCCTTGGCTTTGGCGCGTAGTGCCGCACGAACTGGCTCACCTGTTTCACTATCAGGCCATACGTGAGCAGCCGTTCTGGCTGCAGCAGTTCCTTGCGCGTCCTTTGCCTAGGTTCTGGACAGAAGGCTTGGCCCAGTACACGACAGAAGTTTGGGATGCGCAGCGCGGCGAGCAGTGGCTGCGCACAGCCGTGCTTGAGGATGCGCTGAGCTACACAGACGGCCGTTCTCGCTGGAATGGCCGTCTCCTTTATGCCGTGGGCCATGCCCAAACGCGTTACCTTGCGTGGAAGCTGGGCGACTCAACGTTGGTGCACCTTCTGCGCCACCGCACGCGACAGCTGGGCTTTTTGAAGGTGCACGATTTTTATAAAGCTTTCCAAGCTGCTACGGGGAAGCCCTACGCTGCCTTTGAAGAGGAATGGCGCCGCCACGTCAACGTGTATTACAACACGTTGGCCAGCCAAATGGAAACTGCCGATTCGCTTCAAGGCGAGCGGCTGCAGTTGCCGCTGGCTTACATTGACGACGTAGCCATAAGCCCAGAAACGGCGCACTGGGCGATCCTGGGTATGCCTTCGATGCGCCGTCCACTAACCGCACTCTACGTCGGTCCAAGTGCTCAAGGCCCTTGGCGACGCATAGCTGAAGGAGACATTCGACCTCCCGTGGCCTGGAGCCCCGATGGACGTTGGTTAGCATTTGCCCGCCGCGTACGGGCTCCAGAAGGGGGACTGGTCTACGACTTGTTTCTGGTGCGCGCCGATGGTCAGCAGCTCCGGCGCCTGACCTACGGGTGGCGTGCGGTTGCCCCTGCATTCTCTCCAGAGGGACGCCAAATTGCCTTTGTCGCTTATCGTGAAGGCCGCGCTGGGCTTTATCAGATCGATCTCGATAGTAGAGCTATAACGCCGCTTTACCGTTTTCAAGAGCCTGTTCAAATTGGCACGCTGCGCTGGCATCCAAATGGGCGGCGGCTGCTTTTTGATCGCTTCGTCGAAGGTCAGCGCCGTGATTTGGCTGAACTAGACCTGGAAACCCAAAGCCTGCACATCTACACCGACGGCACGCACGACGATCGCATACCCGTCTGGAGCCCTGACGGACGCCGCGTTGCGTTTACTTCGCTTCGGGATGGGGTTCCCAATGCATTTGTGCTCGACCCGGCAGCGGGCACTGCTTCTCGCATCACCTATCTCGTAACCGGTGCACGCGTGCTGGCCTGGCTACCTGCTACCTCTACTTTCCCGGAAGGCCAGTTGGTTTTGGCCGTCGTGCAGTCGAAAGCCGCAGAACACGTTTATTTGGTGGATGCACGCCGTCGCGTACGTGAGCCATGGGTTCAAATCCCGGCACCCTATGCGGCCTGGACGGCTGAAGGATCTTTAAGCCAACGTCTTTTGGAGGCAGCACCCGACACGCTACCTATAGTGCGGCGCTATGCTTATCGATCTTGGGCGCAACTTACGCCGGCAGCGTCGCTAGTAGCTCCCTACTACTTAGGTCCGTTGAACGCGGGCGTAGGTGGCTTTACGGTTTGGCTAGAGCCTTTAGGCTATCATACCCTAGCAGCAGGAGGGTTGCTTTCAATCACAGCGCCGCGCTACAGTTTAGGCATGCTAAGCTACGCTGGCCAGCGTTCAACTGGCACGCTTGGGATAACCCTCTATCGCCTGCCAGGCCCTGCTGTACGCTACTCCAACGGTACGTATGTCGAGCTGCAGTCGGGTGGAGAGGTGGCCTGGTTTCGGCGGCTGGCAAGCCCACCCTATGGCGAAAGCCACCTTATGGTGCGTTTGCGTTATCGGGACCGACGGGCTTGGGGGCCATCGCATCCCGCGCGCCTTGCTGGTCCCTTACCCCCACCTGTTGAGGCGCAACAAGCCGATTTGACGCTTAGGCTGCAGCATACGCGTCAACGTCCCTATCGCTACAACGCGGTACATCCGCTCGATGGTGCAGGGGTGCGCCTTTGGCTGCTCGGTGCATCCCCAGTGCTGGGTGCCGACGTGCAGTTCGTGCGGCTTGACGTTGCGGCCTATCGGCTTTGGCCAAGTTGGGCCACACATCGACTTTTTGCCTACTTGCGCCTGCAGGCCCAGAGTGGACGCAGTCTACCCCAAGATTATGTAGGGCTTTCCCCGACCGACGAATTGCACCTACGCCTTCCCGGGCCGATACCTACGCTGCTCTTGCCTACCCCTCATGAGCGCGTCCGCGGTTTCCGGCAACTTATTGCGGGGTCTCTGGTCGTTTTTGGATCCCTTGAACACCGGAGCCTGCTGCTGCAGGATGCAGCCACCCAGCTTTTGGGAAGCTTACGCTTAGGCGCTACCGCCTTGGCATTGTTTGTCGACGGTGCCCTTGTTCGTGGCCAGACCCTTACGAAGCGCCTAGGCGCAGGGGTAGAGCTGAAAAACGCCCTCCACCTAGGGATGGTTAATCTCACCCATGCCCTGGGCCTAGCCTATCCTTTCTCCCAGCGAAAAGGAGACGTTACCCCCGAGCTTTACTACCGCGTGCGCGCCAGCGTGCCGTTTTAGGCGGTTTTCAGCAGCTTAACCGACGTGAATCTGCAATTCTTCACGCCGGTGCTTTTGGCGCAACTTGCGGAGCGCTTTCTCTTTGATTTGCCGCACGCGCTCGCGGGTTAGCCCAAAGCGCTGGCCAATTTCTTCGAGCGTCAGCGGATGCTCCCGGCCGATGCCAAAGTAGAGTCGGATAATTTCAGCCTCGCGCGGGTGCAGTGTGGCTAAGGTGCGTTCAATGTCAATCTTGAGCGACTCCTCCATAAGCCCTTCATCGGGAGCCGTATCTTCCTCGTTGGGAAGCACGTCCAGAAGGCTGTTATCGTCTTCTTCGTTAAAGGGAGCGTCCATCGAGAGGTGTCGCCCAGTGTGCTGCAAAGCTTCGCGCACCTTTTCGACGTCGACGTTAAGCTCGTCGGCCAGTTCTTCAATATTAGGGGTGCGTTCGTATTCTTGAGCTAGACGAGCGCTGATTTTGCGAATTTTCGAGATGGTGCCAATGCGGTTGAGCGGCAAGCGCACCACGCGGCTTTGCTCAGCCAGCGCTTGCAAAATAGCCTGCCGGATCCACCAAACAGCATAAGAAATAAACTTGAATCCTCGCGTTTCATCAAAGCGCTGGGCCGCCTTAATCAGGCCATAATTGCCTTCGTTGATCAAGTCGGCCAGGCTTAGACCTTGTCCTTGGTACTTTTTCGCAACGGAGACGACAAACCGCAGGTTGGCACGGGTAAGTCTGTGGAGTGCTTCTTCATCCCCTTGTTTAATGCGCCGTGCCAGTTCGACCTCCTCTTCAGGCGTCAATAAAGGAATGCGCCCGATTTCTTGGAGGTACTGATCCAGCATGCGTTGCTGGCGCGGGACGTACATAGCCCTTCTCCTACGTTTGGTGACAGGTCTCTACGAGTGGCCGGTTGGTGGAAGGTGGAACGCACATGGTCTAAAACGCCAAGCGCTTACCGCAACAAGCCTTCCTTCACGCAGGCGTTTCTTGCTTGTTCCCAATGCATTGTGATCGTGCTGGTTGCGCAAAGCGCCTATCCTTATGCAGAAGAATTCGGGAAGGTTTCCGCAGAAGTTGCCCAACGTTGGCTTTGCGCCAAAAGCGCATCGGCCAAACTCCGGTCTGGCTGCA
This Rhodothermus bifroesti DNA region includes the following protein-coding sequences:
- a CDS encoding OmpP1/FadL family transporter; translated protein: MRLGYASFSARKRFLTVWLGVLLSVPAWGQGFNLNPAGTCTLGRGGTGVALPCSDGSALATNPAGIAEISQLVVTSGATLHFIRGGFTDDYTQRETHMETRPMLLPHLFAGARVNTSWAVGLGIYGPYGLETRWPRQFEGSFVGYRTRLQAVYVQPTLAYAWGNRLQLGVGPLLTISTVSLWHQLDLAQQQALPNVPFGALGIPAGTAFANAKLESQEAYGLGAHLGMRLRVTDQLHFGLRYLTPVKLSYTGHIRFSPLSTGLVIPAAVSLGGQQIPAGTPLDVILASLGIFAPNGPLADREAKTELTLPAQLAAGLGWEVWPGVTLLLDYQWTEWSRFDRLEIRPQNGTPIVRIQDYRNTSTVRVGLALQTSDVMEVRMGYSYSQHAAPSKTVTPLLPESNRNHLTLGMGWKLGSGVMLDIAYQYVRQDDRRGRVVDPAPGMEPSTALNSGLYRLSGHVASISVSVAL
- a CDS encoding D-alanine--D-alanine ligase family protein; this translates as MRIGLVYDLFEDYPWEAGDPADADAENEPPETIDVLVAAIRRLGHTPVRIGTAYDLLVELPDLRIDCGLSIAEGTRGRMREAYAATLFELAGIPYLGSDPLTLSLSLDKAWTKDLVAAAGVPTPPYRVYTGPEAINPEDLPGPFPLFVKPRYEGSSKGIVASSKVYTLEALQAQVARVTAAYRQEVIVEPFIEGGEFTVAVIGNAPPEPLPVLQRAVDAATGIGLHALEHRGIRPVAPLQPAPYVPLTDELETQLQALAVRVYEKLQCRDFARLDFRVDREGQPWFLEINPLPTFAPDGTFAIIAELMHRPYVDFLAEVLQRGLRRLKLA
- a CDS encoding KamA family radical SAM protein; amino-acid sequence: MRHDQQRPLDHSHPQWRDWRWQMRHRIHSVDTLAQWIQLTDAERQAIEATQGIFRWNITPYYASLMDPEDPNCPIRRQVVPRLEELAPDLIDSLDPLEEVAHSPVKNLIHNYRDRVAFCVTSECAIYCRYCLRKRMVGDAAFMMRKAELEAAISYIAAHPEIRDVLLTGGDPLTLSEAHLAWILERLRAIPHVEIIRIGTRMPVKLPYRITPELCALLERFHPLWINTHFNHPKELTPDAAEAVDRLLRAGIPVGNQTVLLRGINDDIDTMKALCEGLVRIRVRPYYLYQAQLIGGTAHFRTPIETGMALMRALQGNTTGFAIPKYVLDTPYGKVPLDGTYVKGRSGDYVIVETPRGVLWAEPNPIPPGETLSFRLPEIPWPEGVATLPLATS
- a CDS encoding TrkH family potassium uptake protein, encoding MSRLKQLVRLWGRAQEGDRWLADPRPKESFWRRLSPPQLFVGSFLLLILLGTIGLKTLPGLYTGTPLSWLDALFTATSAVCVTGLTVVDTATYFTPWGQAFILLLIQLGGLGIITFTTVLIVALGRRLSLRQQALAVSVAEAAPHVDYRQLARDVVRFTFLIEAIGALLLYLGFGLKLGWEAALWPAVFHAISAFCNAGFSVFSDSLTGFRTDPLVLVPVMLLIVAGGLGFLTLEELYLWRKSIRVRRRFRLSLHSRLVLVTTAALLAIGSVFFVVFEWHVTLRALPLEAKLLNSLFMSVTARTAGFNTIDYGQATEQTNVLTILLMFVGGSPGSTAGGVKTTTLALLVLLALSRLRGQEIPSCWSRSVPHEVVQRAVGLFVVAVAVLMLASFALTASEIEHGVSAPGGFLKYLFEAYSAFGTVGLSMGVTPSLTPTGRWIIILLMFIGRVGPLTFAAALVVRRRRTPQFRYAYEDVVVG
- a CDS encoding potassium channel family protein; protein product: MKRFVVIGLGNFGASVAEALYAEGHEVLAIDLNERAVDRIAPHVTRAVVCDARDLETLERLGVREVDVGIISTGDDITASVLSTLVLRDLGVGEIYVKVISRDHARVMNRLGVTETIFPERESALNLASRLSGRALLNYFRIGTGFGIQEMAVPDEWEGKSLRELQLRQHYGLSVVALRDVLSDHIQIPPDPDVPLRDTDTLFVAGKEEDLERVARLK
- a CDS encoding sigma-70 family RNA polymerase sigma factor; this translates as MYVPRQQRMLDQYLQEIGRIPLLTPEEEVELARRIKQGDEEALHRLTRANLRFVVSVAKKYQGQGLSLADLINEGNYGLIKAAQRFDETRGFKFISYAVWWIRQAILQALAEQSRVVRLPLNRIGTISKIRKISARLAQEYERTPNIEELADELNVDVEKVREALQHTGRHLSMDAPFNEEDDNSLLDVLPNEEDTAPDEGLMEESLKIDIERTLATLHPREAEIIRLYFGIGREHPLTLEEIGQRFGLTRERVRQIKEKALRKLRQKHRREELQIHVG